In Scomber scombrus chromosome 17, fScoSco1.1, whole genome shotgun sequence, the following proteins share a genomic window:
- the LOC133997265 gene encoding uncharacterized protein LOC133997265, which translates to MRDPRSWTPGFGPAERGKPATYTGEKKAKWVAKSNKKWVRLATVVVYVLSVSLAAVILAIYYSLIWRPTTGTGTGTDHITAAQRNNLNMSKFDYCRNKTLNIQTKVSNNDSVQIYNRTIKAENLNQTLINPNKADRTGSPPSTGSSDPPQAGQDASFSALSTAEPPAVTAEDPSNLPTHRTAAGRDQEADVGRMEAGSSGSGTEDGSETL; encoded by the coding sequence ATGCGGGACCCGCGGAGCTGGACCCCCGGGTTCGGCCCTGCGGAGCGCGGGAAACCGGCCACATACACCGGAGAGAAGAAGGCCAAGTGGGTCGCCAAGTCCAACAAGAAGTGGGTGAGACTGGCCACGGTGGTGGTCTACGTCCTGTCCGTGTCTCTGGCTGCTGTCATCCTGGCGATCTACTACAGCCTCATCTGGAGACCGACCACCGGGACCGGGACCGGGACCGATCACATTACAGCTGCTCAGAGAAATAATCTAAATATGTCTAAATTTGATTATTGTAGAAATAAGACTCTAAATATTCAAACCAAAGTCAGCAATAATGATTCAGTTCAAATCTATAATCGAACAATTAAAGCAGAAAACTTGAATCAAACTCTAATAAATCCTAATAAAGCGGATAGAACCGGGTCTCCTCCCTCCACCGGGTCATCGGACCCTCCTCAGGCCGGGCAGGACGCCTCTTTCTCGGCTCTGAGCACCGCAGAACCTCCCGCTGTGACCGCGGAGGATCCGTCCAACCTGCCGACCCACCGCACCGCAGCAGGCCGGGATCAGGAGGCTGATGTCGGCCGGATGGAGGCGGGCTCCTCCGGGTCCGGGACGGAGGACGGATCAGAGACTCTTTAA
- the LOC133997263 gene encoding complement C1q tumor necrosis factor-related protein 3-like: protein MTSAWFLVSLVYGLVGVQAFSPTDEFEFPTFDGVTPEPGREDVYVLLQQLTARVEKLERECEDRGKPQVAFSASLFNTERKTHYGPFDSETKLVFEKVTTNVGDAYDNTTGVFTAPVKGLYYVRLTGSVGDSGSLNAAVMKNGENMFAIFNTLGHHSSSSNGMTLVLEAGDQLGVMLWATQSIFDQSRLSTFSGFLVFPM from the exons ATGACGTCCGCTTGGTTTCTGGTGTCGCTGGTCTACGGTCTGGTCGGGGTTCAGGCTTTTTCTCCAACAGATGAATTTGAGTTTCCCACTTTTGACGGAGTGACACCAGAACCAGGAAGAGAAGACGTGTATGtcctcctgcagcagctgacGGCCAGAGTGGAGAAACTGGAGCGAGAGTGTGAGGACAGAG GTAAACCTCAGGTGGCGTTCTCAGCCTCACTCTTCAACACTGAGAGGAAGACTCACTACGGGCCTTTTGATAGTGAGACCAAGCTGGTGTTCGAGAAGGTGACGACAAACGTTGGAGACGCATACGACAACACAACAG GAGTCTTCACTGCTCCCGTGAAGGGACTCTACTATGTCCGGCTGACCGGCAGCGTGGGAGACTCGGGGTCCCTGAACGCAGCCGTGATGAAAAATGGCGAGAACATGTTTGCCATCTTCAACACGTTGGGccaccacagcagcagctctaACGGCATGACGCTGGTCCTGGAGGCGGGGGACCAGCTGGGCGTCATGCTCTGGGCCACGCAGAGCATCTTTGACCAGAGCCGACTCAGCACCTTCAGCGGCTTCCTGGTCTTCCCCATGTAG
- the zbtb1 gene encoding zinc finger and BTB domain-containing protein 1 yields the protein MARLSHSDHVLQQLNNQREWGFLCDCLIAIGDIYFRAHKAVLAACSSYFRMMFIRDQQGAGRLDLSNMQISAECFDLILQLMYLGRIVVGSYEFDELKASMAYLQMYYIPDSLEDLRDIRSSNLTPSSSASSSSSSSSSTGPAGGKMMFGVRMYEQQRPAAPEAERLPKAVSSTAGRPAVPAPSSRPAVEEVVSAPLIVAPPVVDGAIDQPCDLRKRSGGKSATLKDRPRFGRTYTCDDCGFVFSCEKLLIEHILTCTNRKAYHPPRGNMEGDNDSSKAESSASESTEEHRVICKGEDDWPEAKADSDLSIRSTAAGTDGEPGSTRSISIKTEPEEGVFPEIEVVRVGEHANRDFSARFSDATRKDLQRDKTGSDREPEPGVSGLENSSEPFEGHMSNSNDSGIPAKLRKVKDEKPDTDCSPCELCGALLTEEDKSAHYLSNHMGHICACGRCGQVLIKGRQLQEHAERCGESHGGESDSHGEDEVSLLEEPQGMEEGLLEPADLACPHCGLLFQNESLALEHALACHDPELFRPVLLEEGGEPDHRRKHFCSICGKGFYQRCHLREHYTVHTKEKQFTCQTCGKQFLRERQLRLHTDMHKGMARYVCPVCDQGTFLKHDHVRHMISHLSAGETICQVCFQIFPGGEQLEKHMDVHLYICGVCGEKFRLRKDMRSHYNSKHTKRL from the coding sequence ATGGCGAGGCTGAGCCACAGCGATCATGTCCTCCAGCAGCTCAACAACCAGCGGGAGTGGGGGTTCCTGTGCGACTGCCTCATCGCCATCGGTGACATCTACTTCAGGGCGCACAAGGCCGTCCTCGCCGCCTGCAGCTCCTACTTCAGGATGATGTTTATCCGGGACCAGCAGGGGGCGGGACGACTGGACCTCAGCAACATGCAGATCAGCGCCGAGTGCTTCGACCTCATCCTGCAGCTCATGTACCTCGGGCGCATCGTCGTGGGGAGCTACGAGTTCGACGAGCTCAAGGCCTCCATGGCGTACCTACAGATGTACTACATCCCAGACTCGCTGGAGGATCTCAGGGACATCAGAAGCTCCAATCTCACTCCGTCCTCTTCggcctcctcgtcctcctcgtCCAGCTCCTCTACCGGTCCTGCCGGTGGGAAAATGATGTTTGGAGTGCGCATGTACGAGCAGCAGAGGCCCGCCGCCCCGGAAGCAGAGCGTTTACCGAAAGCCGTCAGCAGCACCGCCGGGCGTCCGGCTGTTCCTGCACCCAGCAGCAGGCCGgcggtggaggaggtggtgagCGCTCCTCTGATCGTGGCGCCGCCGGTTGTTGACGGAGCAATCGACCAGCCGTGTGATTTAAGAAAGCGATCTGGTGGAAAGAGTGCGACGCTCAAAGACCGTCCTCGATTCGGCCGCACCTACACCTGCGACGACTGCGGCTTCGTCTTCAGCTGCGAGAAGCTTTTGATCGAACACATCCTCACCTGCACCAACCGGAAGGCCTACCACCCGCCGAGAGGTAACATGGAAGGCGACAATGACTCCAGTAAGGCTGAGAGCTCCGCCTCTGAGAGCACAGAGGAGCACAGGGTCATCTGTAAAGGCGAGGACGACTGGCCTGAAGCCAAGGCGGACTCAGACCTCAGCATCAGGTCAACGGCAGCAGGAACAGATGGCGAGCCCGGTTCCACCAGGAGCATCTCCATTAAGACAGAACCAGAAGAAGGCGTGTTCCCAGAGATAGAGGTGGTCCGGGTCGGCGAGCACGCCAACAGAGACTTTAGCGCACGATTCAGTGACGCCACACGAAAAGACTTACAGAGGGACAAGACGGGATCGGACCGTGAGCCAGAGCCCGGCGTCTCAGGTTTAGAGAACAGCAGTGAGCCTTTCGAGGGTCACATGTCCAACAGCAACGATTCAGGAATCCCAGCGAAGCTCCGGAAAGTCAAAGACGAGAAGCCAGACACCGACTGTTCCCCTTGTGAACTGTGTGGTGCATTGTTAACGGAGGAGGACAAGTCTGCCCACTACCTGTCCAATCACATGGGTCATATATGTGCCTGTGGGAGGTGCGGCCAAGTCCTGATCAAAGGCCGGCAGCTTCAAGAGCATGCGGAGCGCTGTGGCGAATCCCACGGCGGCGAGTCAGACTCTCACGGCGAGGATGAGGTGTCGCTGCTGGAGGAGCCtcaggggatggaggaaggccTGCTGGAGCCGGCCGACCTGGCCTGCCCTCACTGCGGTCTGCTGTTCCAGAACGAGAGCCTGGCGCTGGAGCACGCTTTGGCCTGTCACGACCCGGAGCTGTTCCGCCCGGTGCTGCTGGAGGAAGGCGGCGAACCCGATCACCGCCGCAAACACTTCTGCAGCATCTGCGGCAAAGGTTTCTACCAGCGCTGCCACCTGCGGGAGCACTACACCGTCCACACCAAGGAGAAGCAGTTCACCTGCCAGACCTGCGGGAAGCAGTTCCTGCGGGAGCGCCAGCTGCGGCTCCACACCGACATGCACAAAGGTATGGCGCGCTACGTCTGCCCGGTCTGCGATCAGGGAACCTTTCTCAAACACGACCACGTCCGACACATGATCTCCCACCTGTCGGCGGGGGAAACCATCTGCCAGGTGTGCTTCCAGATCTTCCCTGGGGGAGAACAGCTGGAGAAACACATGGACGTCCACCTGTACATCTGCGGCGTCTGTGGAGAGAAGTTCCGCCTCCGCAAAGACATGAGGAGCCACTATAACTCCAAGCACACCAAGAGACTATAG
- the zbtb25 gene encoding LOW QUALITY PROTEIN: zinc finger and BTB domain-containing protein 25 (The sequence of the model RefSeq protein was modified relative to this genomic sequence to represent the inferred CDS: inserted 4 bases in 2 codons), with protein sequence MEVSAHSLFLLQQLNVQREFGFLCDCTVAIGNVYFKAHRAVLAAFSNYFKMIFIHQSSECIKIQPTDIQPDVFSYLLHIMYTGLCPKQPVDQSRLQEGIKFLHAYQLCRKPGDGAADAATDVVRMSNLYGIQISSQLANKDAAGVPKSSTASLEDGRRGGAXSLAVGLDGVPSDRHASSLRNVCSVASGDDSDISNRIKQERVEDEEDGEGDPGAXGGGSPSQDSSPSLLFKERVPVLLCPRCGERCSSPEGLREHLFSHALDPTRLMGGLDGGGEEGPAGGQEQLDAGCLEEALRQSQALANQLAAELRRSRGGGGGGGGSSPAPAGLTSRKRKIACAVCSLRFSHKSQLQEHMYTHTGKPSRYHRYNRLCSQLFQGSAHCCDVAAETGGGGGASAGGAALPDDANRDTQDNGSSCYSLDSEISQESVDGVTVE encoded by the exons ATGGAGGTTTCGGCTCACAGCCTCTTCCTGCTGCAGCAGCTCAACGTTCAGAGAGAATTCGGCTTCCTGTGCGACTGCACCGTTGCCATCGGTAACGTGTACTTTAAAGCCCACCGAGCCGTTCTGGCCGCTTTCTCCAACTACTTCAAGATGATCTTCATCCACCAGTCCAG cGAGTGTATAAAGATTCAGCCCACAGACATCCAGCCGGACGTCTTCAGCTATCTTCTCCACATCATGTACACCGGTTTGTGTCCGAAGCAGCCGGTGGATCAGAGTCGTCTTCAGGAGGGAATAAAGTTCCTTCACGCCTACCAGCTGTGCCGAAAACCGGGCGATGGCGCGGCCGACGCCGCCACCGACGTGGTCCGCATGTCCAACCTGTACGGCATCCAGATCTCCTCCCAGCTGGCCAACAAAGACGCTGCCGGAGTCCCCAAATCCAGCACGGCGTCACTGGAGGACGGGCGGCGGGGGGGGGC CTCCCTCGCCGTGGGGCTGGACGGCGTCCCGTCCGACCGCCACGCATCGTCGCTACGCAACGTCTGCTCCGTGGCGTCCGGAGACGACTCGGACATCTCGAATCGCATCAAGCAGGAGCGCGTGGAGGACGAGGAGGACGGGGAGGGAGACccgggggc ggggggggggtcgcCGTCGCAGGACAGCAGTCCCAGTCTGCTGTTTAAGGAGCGAGTGCCGGTCCTGCTGTGTCCTCGCTGCGGCGAGCGCTGCTCGTCCCCCGAGGGTCTGCGAGAGCATCTGTTCAGCCACGCCCTCGACCCCACCCGCCTCATGGGGGGGCTGGACGGCGGCGGGGAGGAGGGGCCGGCGGGGGGGCAGGAGCAGCTGGACGCAGGCTGTCTGGAGGAGGCGCTGCGGCAGAGCCAGGCGCTCGCCAACCAGCTGGCCGCCGAGCTGCGGAGGAGCcgggggggcggaggggggggaggggggagcaGCCCCGCCCCCGCCGGCCTGACCTCACGGAAACGTAAGATCGCCTGCGCCGTCTGCAGCCTGCGCTTCTCCCATAAGAGCCAGCTGCAGgagcacatgtacacacacaccgGCAAACCGTCCCGCTACCACCGATACAACCGGCTCTGCAGTCAGCTCTTCCAAGGCTCCGCCCACTGCTGCGACGTCGCCGCGGAGACCGGCGGAGGGGGCGGGGCCTCGGCGGGCGGCGCAGCGCTGCCGGACGACGCCAACAGAGACACGCAGGACAACGGCAGCTCCTGCTACTCGCTGGACTCTGAGATCTCACAGGAGAGCGTAGACGGCGTCACAGTggagtga